From the Lepus europaeus isolate LE1 chromosome 12, mLepTim1.pri, whole genome shotgun sequence genome, one window contains:
- the LOC133770939 gene encoding E3 ubiquitin-protein ligase Topors-like produces MPLELSSHCECPNCVEGPENEANWNPSSSKSGTGSLYSRSRKTSRRHCPLSQCHPTRLAIDTKEESLFLPSENENFVGFSQNNHLNPNPEDSTRKIRPLRELTIQELLKEFADLGKFQSDSMSLGHFRDQVVMKFRRALYYSGVWVTHVQGYRVEKLFSANYFKRNPGSLHRLVPWLKRELTAVYGDYGYTVKNILAAIIHHMTIYDLDSESFIHLLEPYLLQHTHHFLHEFISFVHSPYNMETYDQRAIYQCPAPEPWTKKKSTASAPILSLPKDHAVMITQNDTKQPENTESRQKNKRPVSGLKEFLNGNSSWKESEISPVHHKTASKIDVWIENKPDSGDHKVTISTNNNLLNWATPRERDPNLPKCKNRMREKKTQGIKLLPGHIQDPRKNETIARTFSTPAVSNQEQTWRRSPRERRVLSHDQQINFQENEGEETKYSDSSSAIFQRLPGERSSVHRKSRKRDPSWSCISENTLSSKRDGRKLSSFRKRSLKCRQSSQFVDAGSYTSRRTQRRSRSSTRRSKSWCAGPRKRSMSRETSNLFPRRSYRNEDFTKNICGEPLKEKKVHSNESTYGHTTSTPGQSVKISSTVGSRPKYMSKGESASQFGSHCSNPICLHTEKHRSPNMQVMNQKITFPRARRTRAVKHGKHNCKYQGTQNTEEVMDELRSLGDKKQMSRLFVCTPSSRRPTPAKQNTSFQRCHCANTTKETSIRNRDVNSLKSKLLHLTREQGSLGV; encoded by the coding sequence ATGCCATTAGAGCTCTCATCCCACTGCGAGTGTCCTAACTGTGTGGAGGGTCCTGAGAATGAAGCTAATTGGAATCCCTCTTCCAGTAAGAGTGGTACTGGCTCATTGTATtcaagatcaaggaaaacatCCAGAAGACACTGCCCTCTTTCTCAGTGTCATCCCACCAGGCTAGCAATTGATACCAAAGAAGAATCACTATTTCTTCcctcagaaaatgaaaatttcgTGGGCTTTTCCCAAAACAATCATCTTAATCCTAACCCTGAGGATAGCACAAGGAAAATCAGGCCACTGAGAGAGCTGACTATCCAAGAGTTACTGAAGGAATTTGCAGACCTTGGGAAGTTCCAATCCGACTCCATGTCCCTGGGCCACTTTAGAGATCAGGTGGTTATGAAGTTTAGAAGAGCTCTGTATTATTCTGGAGTTTGGGTGACACATGTCCAAGGCTACAGAGTTGAAAAGCTCTTTTCAGCTAACTATTTCAAAAGAAATCCTGGTAGCTTACATCGACTGGTTCCCTGGCTCAAACGGGAATTAACAGCAGTGTACGGAGATTATGGATATACTGTGAAGAATATTCTAGCTGCCATCATCCATCACATGACAATATATGATTTAGACAGTGAGTCCTTTATTCACCTTCTGGAgccttatctcctgcaacacacCCACCATTTCTTGCATGAATTTATCAGTTTTGTTCATTCTCCTTACAACATGGAGACATACGACCAACGGGCCATCTATCAGTGTCCTGCTCCTGAACCCTGGACAAAAAAGAAGTCAACTGCATCAGCTCCTATTTTGTCTTTGCCGAAGGATCATGCTGTAATGATAACTCAAAATGATACAAAGCAGCCTGAGAACACCGAGAGTCGTCAGAAAAATAAGAGGCCTGTATCTGGCTTGAAAGAGTTTCTCAATGGTAACTCTTCCTGGAAAGAATCTGAAATCTCACCAGTCCACCATAAAACAGCAAGCAAAATTGATGTTTGGATCGAAAACAAACCAGACTCAGGTGATCATAAAGTCACAATTTCTACTAATAATAATCTCCTGAATTGGGCTACCCCAAGAGAAAGGGACCCAAACCTACCAAAGTGCAAAAACAGAATGCGAGAGAAAAAGACACAAGGGATAAAGTTGCTTCCTGGTCATATACAGGATCCAAGAAAGAATGAAACTATTGCACGCACTTTCAGTACTCCAGCAGTTTCTAATCAGGAGCAAACATGGAGACGCAGTCCAAGAGAAAGAAGGGTTTTGAGCCACGATCAGCAAATAAACTTCCAGGAAAATGAAGGAGAAGAAACTAAATACTCAGATTCTTCATCTGCAATCTTTCAAAGACTGCCTGGAGAAAGATCCTCAGTACATCGCAAATCTCGAAAGAGAGACCCTTCTTGGAGTTGCATCTCAGAAAATACCCTTTCTTCTAAAAGAGATGGCAGAAAGCTGAGTTCCTTTAGAAAAAGAAGTTTGAAATGTAGACAGTCCTCTCAATTTGTAGATGCTGGTTCATACACCAGTAGAAGAACCCAGCGGCGATCAAGGTCCAGTACTCGTAGATCTAAATCCTggtgtgctggccccagaaagagATCTATGAGCAGAGAAACAAGTAATCTCTTTCCAAGGAGAAGTTACAGAAATGAAGACTTCACCAAGAATATATGTGGTGAgcccttaaaagaaaagaaagtgcatAGCAATGAATCAACCTATGGGCACACAACTTCAACCCCAGGCCAATCCGTGAAGATTTCTTCAACTGTTGGGAGTAGGCCCAAATACATGTCTAAAGGTGAAAGTGCTTCTCAATTTGGTAGCCACTGTAGCAATCCCATATGCCTCCACACTGAGAAACATAGATCCCCAAATATGCAAGTgatgaaccaaaaaatcacattTCCTAGGGCTAGAAGAACCAGAGCAGTTAAGCATGGAAAACACAATTGTAAGTATCAAGGcacacaaaacacagaggaagtCATGGATGAACTGAGGAGTCTGGGTGATAAGAAGCAAATGAGTCGGCTTTTTGTTTGTACACCTTCATCTAGGAGGCCAACGCCAGCAAAACAGAACACAAGTTTTCAGAGATGTCACTGCGCCAACACCACAAAAGAGACTAGTATCAGAAACAGAGATGTAAACAGTTTGAAAAGTAAGTTACTCCACTTAACTAGAGAGCAAGGGTCTTTGGGAGTATGA